One part of the Raphanus sativus cultivar WK10039 chromosome 7, ASM80110v3, whole genome shotgun sequence genome encodes these proteins:
- the LOC108817786 gene encoding ribonuclease II, chloroplastic/mitochondrial yields MMSVRAINGCFLIRTATTGGAPPVSPFRHRIQRLRASHLREFSKLGFGFPLPRRKTGGGHAPSCSSCIHSLVEELESVSSGKRSRIRVRASVKVKLTSYGEVVEDKLVNQELEAGLLLEFKKDPERVLLAVTHRPDGKKNWMVFDQNGVSSSIKPQQITYIVPGVYNFDHTGLTDFLHRAQDNLDPQLLEFAWVELLEKNKPVTPEELAEIIYGRSDPLESYCAHFLLSKDEIYFSVLESKGSRSIYSPRRTEQVEELLRRQRVKEAEEREFQEFIQLLKAAKNAPSHTKPPKSSWLANDKVRENIDSLKAYAIDAWASIDQRKLAGVILKSMGLQKTAVSALNLLIDIGYFPVHVNLDLLKLNLPTDHSDAIVEAAEVLLSESSDLDAARRIDLTHLKVYAIDVDEADELDDALSATRLQDGRIKIWIHVADPARYVTPGSKVDREARRRGTSVFLPTATYPMFPEKLAMEGMSLRQGERCNAVSVSVVLRSDGSIAEYSVENSIIRPTYMLTYESAAELLHMNLQEEVELRLLSEAAFLRSQWRHEQGAVDTTTLETRIKVVNPEDPEPLINLYVENQADPAMRLVFEMMILCGEVIATFGSQHNIPLPYRGQPQSNIDTSAFAHLPEGPVRSASIVKVMRAAEMNFRCPVRHGVLGIPGYVQFTSPIRRYMDLTAHYQIKAFLRGGDNFPFSAGELEGIAASVNMQNRVVRKLCNSGLRYWVIEFLRRQQKGKKYTALILRFVKDRIASLLLVEVGFQATAWVSEGKQVGDEVEVRVEEAHPRDDLILLKEVL; encoded by the exons ATGATGTCGGTGAGAGCAATCAACGGTTGCTTCCTCATCCGCACCGCCACCACCGGCGGCGCTCCTCCCGTCTCTCCATTCCGCCACCGTATTCAGCGACTCAGAGCGTCTCATCTCCGAGAATTCTCGAAATTAGGGTTCGGTTTTCCACTACCCCGACGAAAAACCGGTGGCGGCCATGCTCCGAGCTGCTCGTCTTGCATTCACAGTCTCGTCGAAGAGCTGGAATCAGTCAGCAGTGGGAAGCGAAGCCGAATCAGAGTTCGCGCCAGTGTCAA AGTGAAATTAACAAGCTACGGAGAGGTAGTTGAGGATAAGCTAGTAAACCAGGAACTGGAGGCCGGTTTGCTTCTGGAGTTCAAGAAGGACCCTGAAAGGGTGTTGTTGGCTGTCACTCATAGACCTGATGGCAAGAAGAACTGGATGGTCTTTGATCAG AATGGTGTTTCTTCTTCCATCAAACCCCAGCAAATTACGTACATCGTCCCTGGTGTTTATAATTTTGACCATACCGGACTTACTGATTTTCTCCACAGGGCTCAGGATAACTTG GATCCTCAACTGCTTGAGTTTGCTTGGGTCGAGTTGCTTGAGAAGAACAAACCTGTGACGCCAGAAGAGTTAGCAGAG attATTTATGGTCGCTCAGATCCTCTCGAAAGCTATTGTGCTCATTTTTTACTCTCAAAAGACGAGATATACTTTTCTGTATTGGAGTCAAAAGGTTCTCGATCAATCTACAGCCCCCGCCGCACTGAACAG GTGGAAGAGCTTTTACGTCGGCAACGTGTGAAGGAGGCAGAAGAAAGAGAGTTTCAGGAGTTTATTCAGTTGCTGAAGGCTGCCAAGAACGCGCCTAGTCACACTAAGCCCCCCAAATCTTCATGGTTAGCTAATGATAAAGTGCGAGAAAATATCGACTCGCTTAAAGCTTATGCTATTGATGCATGGGCAAGCATTGACCAACGGAAATTGGCCGGAGTG ATCTTAAAATCCATGGGATTACAGAAAACGGCTGTCTCGGCACTGAACCTTCTCATAGATATTGGATATTTTCCTGTACATGTCAATCTTGATCTCCTTAAGCTGAATCTCCCCACCGACCACTCGGATGCAATTGTTGAAGCTGCTGAAGTTCTTCTTTCAGAGTCATCTGATCTTGATGCG GCTAGGAGGATCGATCTCACACACTTGAAGGTATATGCAATTGATGTTGATGAGGCTGATGAG CTTGACGATGCCCTGAGTGCAACGAGATTGCAGGATGGACGGATAAAGATCTGGATACATGTTGCTGATCCTGCTAGATATGTTACACCTGGGAGCAAAGTGGACAG AGAGGCAAGGAGAAGGGGAACTTCTGTCTTTCTTCCTACAGCTACGTATCCCATGTTTCCAGAAAAACTTGCCATGGAAGGAATGAGTTTGAGACAAGGAGAAAGATGCAATGCTGTCTCCGTGTCTGTTGTCCTGCGTTCTGATGGCAG CATTGCAGAATATTCGGTAGAAAATTCAATCATCAGACCGACCTATATGTTGACATATGAAAGTGCTGCTGAGCTGCTTCACATGAACCTCCAAGAGGAGGTTGAACTGAGATTGCTGTCCGAAGCAGCTTTCCTCCGATCTCAATGGCGCCATGAGCAG GGTGCAGTGGACACAACTACTCTAGAAACTCGTATCAAAGTGGTGAATCCTGAAGATCCAGAACCATTGATTAATCTCTATGTAGAAAATCAGGCAGACCCTGCAATGAGACTTGTCTTTGAAATGATGATACTTTGTGGGGAGGTTATAGCAACGTTTGGGTCTCAGCACAATATTCCATTGCCATATAGAGGACAGCCACAGTCAAATATTGATACATCTGCATTTGCGCATCTTCCAGAAGGACCTGTACGTTCTGCATCGATTGTCAAAGTAATGCGTGCTGCAGAAATGAATTTCAGATGTCCTGTTCGACATGGTGTGCTCGGAATTCCTGGTTACGTTCAGTTCACATCTCCCATTCGTCGATACATGGATCTTACCGCACACTACCAG ATCAAGGCTTTTCTTAGAGGAGGAGACAATTTTCCATTTTCAGCTGGTGAGCTAGAAGGTATAGCAGCATCCGTAAACATGCAGAACCGAGTGGTGAGAAAACTATGCAACAGTGGTCTTCGTTACTGGGTAATAGAGTTTCTCAGAAGAcaacaaaagggtaaaaaaTACACTGCATTGATCTTGAGGTTTGTCAAAGACCGTATCGCATCCCTTTTATTGGTTGAG GTGGGTTTTCAAGCAACCGCATGGGTATCAGAAGGAAAACAAGTGGGAGATG
- the LOC108814916 gene encoding uncharacterized protein LOC108814916 — protein MAMAPAMQTTFVSSTNFLKQSRPSSSPSNVTLPKNKRSSSVVVAAVGDVSSDGTVYLIAGAAAVALVGTAFPILFKRTDTCPECDGAGFVRKGGATLRANAARKDQAQIVCANCNGLGKLNQIDK, from the exons ATGGCGATGGCACCGGCAATGCAGACGACGTTCGTGTCATCGACGAACTTTCTGAAACAATCGAGACCTTCTTCATCACCTAGCAATGTGACTCTTCCCAAAAACAAGAGATCGTCCTCCGTAGTTGTTGCCGCTGTCGGTGATGTCTCTTCTGACGGAACCGTATATTTGATAGCCGGAGCCGCTGCCGTTGCTCTTGTCGGAACAGCTTTTCCGATCCTCTTCAAACGCACCGACAC GTGTCCGGAATGTGACGGGGCAGGATTCGTGAGGAAGGGAGGAGCCACTTTGAGGGCCAACGCGGCAAGGAAGGATCAAGCTCAGATCGTTTGCGCCAACTGCAATGGCCTCGGCAAGCTTAACCAgattgataaataa
- the LOC108814827 gene encoding amino acid transporter AVT1D, producing MKLDEEFLHDRDHSFLTDDEENQADLACSDDEHDGDGRKANSDTSSPLSRNRSDNNLSDVPNPPWPQSYRRSMDLMTGMTPPSVSFMPRSLSRRSGSSFHKKQQSSFFDSFSSSSSKPLLSQPDPTDKEDTTILPQHFPSQLKLSVTDLPLPQSNLCSVSQSILNGTNVLCGLGLITMPYAIKESGWLGLLILTFFGVITCYTGILLKRCLESSPGLQTYPDIGQAAFGITGRCIISILLYIELYAACVEYIIMMSDNLSGLFPNISLSITPGLSLDSAQTFAVLTTILVLPTVWLKDLSLLSYLSVGGVLASVLLGFCLFWVGAVDGIGFHATGKLMDFSNLPVAVGIFGFGYSGHSVFPNIYSSMKEPSKFPLVLVICFGFSTVLYISIAVCGYTMFGEALESQFTLNMPKHFLSSKLAVWTAIVTPMTKYALTITPIVLSLEELIPMAKMRSHGVSILFRTILVISTLVVALSVPFFAIVAALIGSFLAMLVALIFPCLCYLSILKGKLTNTQIGLCTFIIIFGLVSGCCGTYSAISRLADQMT from the exons ATGAAACTCGACGAAGAATTCTTACACGACAGAGACCATTCCTTTCTAACAGATGACGAGGAAAATCAAGCAGATCTTGCTTGCTCCGACGATGAACACGATGGAGATGGTCGGAAAGCAAATTCCGATACCTCCTCTCCGTTGTCACGTAATCGTTCAGACAACAATCTATCAGATGTCCCAAATCCTCCATGGCCACAGAGTTACCG ACGATCAATGGATTTAATGACGGGAATGACTCCACCTTCGGTGAGTTTCATGCCTCGAAGCCTCTCCAGGAGATCAGGCTCTTCTTTTCACAAGAAGCAACAATCTTCTTTTTTCGAttcgttttcttcttcctcaagcAAGCCTCTTCTCTCTCAACCAGATCCTACTGACAAGGAAGATACTACCATATTACCTCAACATTTTCCATCTCAGCTCAAGCTCTCCGTCACCGACCTTCCCTTACCACAATCTAATCTCTGCTCCGTTTCTCAATCCATTCTCAACg GGACCAATGTGCTGTGTGGACTAGGATTAATAACAATGCCTTATGCAATAAAAGAAAGTGGATGGCTTGGTTTGCTCATTCTCACCTTCTTTGGAGTCATCACTTGCTACACAGGCATTCTCTTGAAAAGATGTCTTGAAAGTTCTCCTGGACTTCAAACTTACCCTGACATTGGTCAAGCTGCCTTTGGCATTACAGGTCGCTGCATCATTTCC ATCCTTCTGTATATAGAGTTGTAT GCAGCTTGTGTGGAATATATAATCATGATGAGCGATAACTTATCAGGACTATTCCCAAACATTTCATTGAGCATTACCCCAGGGCTATCTCTAGACTCTGCTCAAACCTTTGCAGTTTTAACCACTATTCTTGTTCTTCCAACGGTCTGGCTTAAAGACCTTAGCTTACTTTCTTACCTTTCAG TTGGaggagtcttggcatcagtctTGCTCGGTTTCTGCCTCTTTTGGGTCGGTGCAGTCGATGGAATCGGGTTTCATGCAACAGGAAAACTTATGGACTTCAGTAACTTACCGGTTGCTGTAGGGATCTTCGGATTCGGGTACTCGGGTCATTCGGTTTTTCCAAACATCTATTCTTCCATGAAAGAGCCTTCCAAGTTTCCTCTTGTTTTAGTTATTTG TTTTGGTTTCAGTACGGTCTTATACATATCTATAGCAGTCTGCGGTTACACCATGTTTGGTGAAGCGCTCGAATCACAATTCACGTTGAACATGCCTAAACACTTTCTTTCATCTAAACTAGCGGTCTGGACTGCG ATTGTTACACCGATGACAAAATACGCTTTGACAATCACCCCAATCGTTCTGAGTCTCGAAGAACTTATTCCAATGGCTAAGATGAGGTCACATGGTGTGTCCATATTGTTCAGAACAATCCTAGTCATCTCTACTCTGGTCGTTGCTCTTTCAGTTCCTTTCTTTG CGATTGTGGCTGCACTAATCGGATCGTTCCTTGCAATGCTTGTG GCTCTCATCTTTCCATGTCTATGTTACCTTAGTATCCTCAAGGGTAAATTAACCAACACACAA ATCGGATTATGCACATTCATTATAATCTTTGGGTTGGTGAGTGGTTGTTGTGGTACTTACTCCGCCATCTCAAGATTAGCAGACCAGATGACATGA
- the LOC108817787 gene encoding uncharacterized protein At5g02240, whose product MANLPTVLVTGASGRTGQIVYKKLKERSDKFVGKGLVRTPEGKEKIGGEADVFIGDIRDADSITPAVQGIDALVILTSAVPKMKPGFDPTKGGRPEFIFDDGQYPEQVDWIGQKNQIDAAKVAGVKHIVLVGSMGGTNPDHPLNKLGNGNILVWKRKAEQYLADSGTPYTIIRAGGLLDKEGGARELLVGKDDELLQTDTKTVPRADVAEVCIQALLFEEAKNKAFDLGSKPEGTSSPTSDFKALFSQVTARF is encoded by the exons ATGGCGAACCTTCCCACCGTTCTCGTTACCGGCGCTAGTGGCAGAACAG GCCAGATTGTGTACAAGAAGCTGAAGGAGAGGTCAGACAAGTTTGTGGGGAAGGGTTTAGTGAGAACTCCTGAAGGGAAAGAGAAGATCGGAGGAGAAGCTGATGTTTTCATTGGTGATATAAGGGATGCTGATAGCATTACCCCTGCTGTTCAAGGGATCGATGCGCTTGTGATTCTCACTAGCGCTGTCCCCAAGATGAAACCTGGTTTTGACCCCACTAAAGGTGGAAGACCTGAGTTCATCTTCGATGATGGACAGTACCCTGAACAG GTTGATTGGATTGGCCAGAAGAACCAAATAGATGctg CCAAGGTTGCTGGTGTTAAGCATATTGTCTTGGTTGGGTCCATGGGTGGAACAAATCCGGATCATCCTTTGAACAAACTGGGAAATGGGAACATACTG GTTTGGAAGAGGAAAGCTGAACAGTACCTTGCTGATTCTGGAACTCCTTACACAATAATcag AGCGGGAGGACTTCTAGACAAAGAAGGAGGTGCACGAGAGCTCCTAGTTGGTAAAGACGATGAGCTTCTTCAAACAGACACTAAAACCGTCCCCAGGGCTGATGTTGCTGAAGTCTGCATTCAG GCATTGCTGTTCGAAGAAGCTAAGAATAAAGCTTTTGATCTTGGCTCAAAACCAGAGGGAACCAGTTCTCCCACCAGTGACTTCAAGGCTCTCTTCTCTCAAGTCACCGCTcgtttttaa
- the LOC108818412 gene encoding protein FAR-RED-ELONGATED HYPOCOTYL 1-LIKE isoform X2: protein MMMVAEEESFESSRRKRKLPAEESDLLPLAKHFCLEQQQQASLPDWSCSSSDIESAECSNAMEDTKNGDETSSSAYVCMSAKDSCYSTGSSSLSSGYAASGIEECCSKGNDKTPEEYVEFICSEFAVEELLGCEDSNLQGSSYTLSSARWSVSNQDMQEATAKKPTIDKEFEEYFSTLMM, encoded by the exons ATGATGATGGTTGCTGAGGAGGAGTCATTTGAGTCGAGTagaagaaagaggaaactgCCAGCTGAAGAATCAGACTTGTTACCCTTAGCTAAACACTTTTGCCTTGAGCAGCAGCAACAAGCTTCTCTTCCTGATTGGTCGTGTTCATCCTCAGATATAGAATCCGCGGAATGTTCAAATGCTATGGAAGACACAAAAAACGGAGATGAGACCTCTTCTTCTGCATATGTGTGCATGTCTGCTAAAGACTCTTGTTATTCAACCGGAAGTTCAAGTTTGAGTTCGGGTTACGCAGCATCTGGCATAGAAGAATGCTGTTCCAAAGGTAATGACAAAACACCAGAAGAATACGTGGAGTTCATTTGTTCCGAGTTTGCTGTTGAAGAGCTTCTAGGCTGTGAAGATTCAAATCTACAAGGGTCTTCTTACACTCTTTCTTCTGCACGGTGGAGTGTGAGCAACCAag ATATGCAAGAAGCTACAGCAAAGAAACCAACCATTGATAAAGAGTTTGAGGAGTATTTTTCAACACTTATGATGTAA
- the LOC108818412 gene encoding protein FAR-RED-ELONGATED HYPOCOTYL 1-LIKE isoform X1, which produces MDTDETSRPSLDHSEMMMVAEEESFESSRRKRKLPAEESDLLPLAKHFCLEQQQQASLPDWSCSSSDIESAECSNAMEDTKNGDETSSSAYVCMSAKDSCYSTGSSSLSSGYAASGIEECCSKGNDKTPEEYVEFICSEFAVEELLGCEDSNLQGSSYTLSSARWSVSNQDMQEATAKKPTIDKEFEEYFSTLMM; this is translated from the exons ATGGATACAGATGAGACTAGTAGGCCATCGCTGGATCAtag CGAAATGATGATGGTTGCTGAGGAGGAGTCATTTGAGTCGAGTagaagaaagaggaaactgCCAGCTGAAGAATCAGACTTGTTACCCTTAGCTAAACACTTTTGCCTTGAGCAGCAGCAACAAGCTTCTCTTCCTGATTGGTCGTGTTCATCCTCAGATATAGAATCCGCGGAATGTTCAAATGCTATGGAAGACACAAAAAACGGAGATGAGACCTCTTCTTCTGCATATGTGTGCATGTCTGCTAAAGACTCTTGTTATTCAACCGGAAGTTCAAGTTTGAGTTCGGGTTACGCAGCATCTGGCATAGAAGAATGCTGTTCCAAAGGTAATGACAAAACACCAGAAGAATACGTGGAGTTCATTTGTTCCGAGTTTGCTGTTGAAGAGCTTCTAGGCTGTGAAGATTCAAATCTACAAGGGTCTTCTTACACTCTTTCTTCTGCACGGTGGAGTGTGAGCAACCAag ATATGCAAGAAGCTACAGCAAAGAAACCAACCATTGATAAAGAGTTTGAGGAGTATTTTTCAACACTTATGATGTAA
- the LOC108814672 gene encoding LOW QUALITY PROTEIN: uncharacterized protein C24B11.05 (The sequence of the model RefSeq protein was modified relative to this genomic sequence to represent the inferred CDS: inserted 1 base in 1 codon) — protein MQIAFNDRKEPEGVSYINSFSGSLYPSPTPXSLLTYSALSLSTSASFCSKLKRMEFQNRYGLTTTQKYDCLLFDLDDTLYPLSTGIARECGQNIKDYMVEELGIPKDKIVELSNLLYKNYGTTMAGLRAIGYDFDYDEYHSFVHGRLPYDNIKPDPVLRSLLLSLPLRKVIFTNADRVHAVKALKRLGLEDCFEGIICFETLNPTHTNAVSGNTDIFDIVGHFDRSEPVSLLPKTPIVCKPSEAAIEKALEIANIDPNRTLFFEDSVRNVQAGKRVGLDTVLVGAPNKVKGADYAFENIHNMKEALPELWKSDRKSADVGYSGKVAVETPVTA, from the exons atgcaaaTAGCTTTTAATGATCGAAAAGAGCCGGAGGGAGTTTCCTATATAAACTCCTTCTCTGGCTCTCTATATCCCTCCCCCACAC TCTCTCTCTTAACATACTctgctctttctctctctacatCCGCCAGCTTCTGTTCTAAGCTTAAG AGAATGGAGTTCCAAAACCGGTACGGACTTACAACGACGCAGAAGTACGACTGTCTCTTATTCG ATTTGGACGATACTCTTTATCCTCTTAGCACCGGAATCGCAAGAGAGTGTGGGCAGAACATCAAAG ATTATATGGTCGAGGAACTCGGTATTCCGAAGGACAAAATCGTTGAATTGTCTAATCTTCTCTACAAGAACTATGGAACAACAATGGCCGGTCTTAGA GCGATCGGATATGACTTTGACTACGATGAATATCATAGCTTCGTCCACGGTCGTTTACCGTACGACAACATAAAACCTGACCCTGTTCTTCGAAGCCTCTTGCTTAGCCTTCCTCTCCGCAAAGTC ATATTCACGAACGCGGATAGAGTTCACGCGGTCAAGGCGTTGAAGAGGCTGGGATTAGAGGATTGTTTCGAAGGGATCATATGTTTCGAAACGCTTAACCCGACGCACACAAACGCAGTGTCTGGAAATACCGATATTTTTGATATCGTTGGACATTTCGACCGGTCTGAACCGGTTAGTTTGCTTCCGAAAACGCCTATCGTGTGTAAACCGTCAGAAGCCGCTATTGAGAAAGCTCTCGAAATCGCCAATATTGACCCTAACCGAACG CTGTTCTTTGAGGACAGTGTCCGAAATGTACAAGCTGGAAAACGCGTTGGTCTCGACACGGTTCTG GTTGGTGCACCAAACAAAGTCAAAGGAGCAGATTACGCCTTCGAAAACATTCACAACATGAAGGAGGCGTTACCAGAGTTATGGAAATCGGACAGAAAATCAGCTGATGTTGGATATTCAGGCAAGGTCGCCGTTGAGACACCTGTCACAGCGTAG
- the LOC108818413 gene encoding cyclin-dependent protein kinase inhibitor SMR4 yields the protein MGEEVVERTSEMVEEGCTTPRSTKYRIPVSLVCPPPPRKKSMVVRKRDPPKNGYFQPPDLETLFYARPRREACA from the coding sequence ATGGgggaggaggtggtggagagGACGAGTGAGATGGTGGAGGAAGGGTGTACGACGCCGAGAAGCACCAAGTATAGGATTCCGGTGTCGTTGGTTTGTCCTCCGCCGCCGAGGAAGAAATCAATGGTGGTGAGGAAACGAGATCCGCCGAAGAACGGTTATTTTCAGCCGCCGGATCTGGAGACTCTGTTCTATGCACGTCCTCGACGAGAAGCATGCGCTTAG